From Deinococcus aquaticus, one genomic window encodes:
- the ndk gene encoding nucleoside-diphosphate kinase, giving the protein MERTFAMIKPDGVRRGLTPEILARIQRKGYRVVGLKQMVIARETAEAHYGEHSERPFFGELVDFITGGPVVAIALEGENAIAGWRGMMGATNPASAAPGTIRADFATTMGENVTHGSDSSESAARELGLFFAEGELLA; this is encoded by the coding sequence ATGGAACGCACTTTTGCCATGATCAAACCCGACGGCGTCCGCCGTGGCCTGACCCCCGAAATTCTCGCCCGCATCCAGCGCAAGGGCTACCGCGTGGTGGGCCTCAAGCAGATGGTCATTGCCCGCGAAACCGCCGAAGCGCACTACGGCGAGCACAGCGAGCGCCCCTTCTTCGGTGAACTGGTGGACTTCATCACGGGCGGGCCCGTGGTCGCCATCGCCCTTGAGGGCGAGAACGCCATCGCCGGCTGGCGCGGCATGATGGGCGCCACCAACCCCGCGAGCGCCGCGCCCGGCACCATCCGCGCCGACTTCGCCACCACCATGGGCGAGAACGTCACGCACGGCAGCGACAGCAGCGAGAGCGCCGCGCGCGAACTGGGCCTGTTCTTCGCCGAGGGTGAACTGCTCGCCTGA
- a CDS encoding type III polyketide synthase, with the protein MSVPALPALRSLVTGTPPHLTPQSAVQEAARTLFPRMAARPSLLDVFGNAQIESRALARPLEWYLSPRGFAEKNAVFIEEARTLTRRLAAQALAEAQVDPKDVDAVIVVNTSGLSTPSLDADLIGALGLNRHAARMPIWGLGCAGGAAGLARAADLIRAGFRRVLFVAVELCSLTLVKGDESSSNFVGTALFADGGAALVLTATDVPGPPALAHLHGAYSTLIENSEDIMGWDVVDDGLKVRFSRDIPALVRGMMRGNVREALAAHGWPREDVSTFVVHPGGVKVLAAYEEALSLSAGALDSSRRVLRQYGNMSSVTVLFVLAEVLRAAPRGRALLSAMGPGFSAEHVLLEFPA; encoded by the coding sequence ATGTCCGTTCCTGCCCTTCCGGCCCTCCGTTCCCTGGTGACCGGCACGCCACCCCACCTCACCCCGCAGTCGGCGGTGCAGGAGGCGGCCCGCACGCTGTTTCCGCGCATGGCGGCCCGGCCCTCGCTGCTGGACGTGTTCGGGAACGCGCAGATCGAGTCGCGGGCGCTGGCGCGGCCCCTGGAGTGGTACCTGAGTCCGCGCGGATTCGCGGAGAAGAACGCCGTCTTCATCGAGGAGGCCCGCACCCTGACCCGCCGGCTGGCCGCGCAGGCACTCGCAGAGGCGCAGGTGGACCCGAAGGACGTGGACGCCGTGATTGTCGTGAACACCAGCGGCCTGAGCACCCCCAGCCTGGACGCCGACCTGATCGGCGCACTCGGCCTGAACCGCCACGCGGCCCGCATGCCCATCTGGGGCCTGGGCTGCGCGGGCGGCGCGGCCGGACTGGCCCGCGCGGCCGACCTGATCCGCGCGGGCTTCCGGCGGGTGCTGTTCGTGGCGGTGGAACTGTGCAGCCTGACGCTGGTCAAGGGTGACGAGTCCAGCAGCAACTTCGTGGGCACCGCCCTGTTCGCCGACGGTGGCGCGGCCCTGGTGCTGACCGCGACGGACGTGCCCGGCCCGCCCGCGCTGGCGCACCTGCACGGCGCGTACTCCACCCTGATCGAGAACAGCGAGGACATCATGGGCTGGGACGTGGTCGACGACGGCCTGAAAGTCCGGTTCAGCCGCGATATTCCCGCCCTGGTGCGCGGCATGATGCGAGGCAACGTCAGAGAAGCCCTGGCCGCCCACGGCTGGCCGCGTGAGGACGTGAGCACGTTCGTGGTGCATCCGGGAGGCGTGAAGGTCCTGGCCGCCTACGAGGAAGCGCTCTCGCTGTCCGCCGGGGCGCTCGACAGCAGTCGCCGCGTTCTGCGGCAGTACGGCAACATGAGCAGCGTGACCGTGCTGTTCGTGCTGGCCGAAGTCCTGCGCGCCGCGCCACGGGGCCGCGCCCTGCTGAGTGCCATGGGCCCCGGCTTCAGCGCCGAACACGTCCTGCTGGAATTCCCCGCGTAA
- a CDS encoding ABC transporter permease, translated as MTHVSHSRPSGDAARIALIACAVAIAGMLLAPLATLGRGFSADAILLHISGSVMNLSSSQDAPLPPTATVVALAWATLASLVATLAGAVTRQRWFWLTGLLAFALAVAAVFTLGGALNDEINRISADTALRPGAKRQLRNFYSSGGMNLGLFLPALAGLIAAGAGLSQSSRAWAVLNRLRGLLVPAAAIGLAVLVGAVVVLIVQPAVNESGLPLTLWNGWMAKADLVYFVYSTLFAPVTAFGPLLDSLKIATPLIFTGLSVAFAFRTGLFNIGAPGQLTMGAIGAMLVGVYGPASLGWGLLPLSVLAAAAGGALWGAIPGLLKARFGSSEVINTIMLNYVASSIFVFMIGSESFPFLGRTYTQPFKAEGSNPQSELLQEGSRLPPLLDLLNVGGSGQTAVSIGLLVAAVVFFAGRVLLRGRVKNGTLIAGVAAAVLAAVTWRIGIPVDVTGSRLNGSFLIALACVALFGTLMWRTATGYALRAVGLSPRAAEYGGISVARGTILAMTIAGAFAGLAGTHYVNGGALNEYRLTLNTPVNVGFDGIAVALMGQSTPAGVVASSVLFGTIDTGSINVQQKLDKVSNDIVTILKALIVLFIAAGGFLSRRVTDPPPPQLVAEADRTGKTAQASLDASAAHLERGTPLPNVAQSSEQIKREGDK; from the coding sequence GTGACCCACGTTTCTCACTCACGCCCCTCCGGGGACGCGGCCCGGATCGCGCTGATTGCCTGCGCGGTGGCCATTGCCGGGATGCTGCTCGCTCCGCTGGCCACCCTGGGCCGCGGATTCAGCGCCGACGCCATTCTGCTGCATATCAGCGGTTCCGTCATGAACCTGTCGTCCAGTCAGGACGCTCCTCTTCCCCCCACGGCCACCGTGGTGGCGCTGGCCTGGGCCACGCTCGCCTCGCTGGTGGCCACGCTGGCCGGGGCCGTGACCCGGCAGCGCTGGTTCTGGCTCACGGGCCTGCTGGCCTTCGCGCTGGCCGTGGCCGCCGTGTTCACGCTGGGCGGCGCACTGAACGACGAGATCAACCGCATCTCGGCCGACACGGCCCTGCGTCCCGGTGCCAAGCGGCAGCTGCGGAACTTCTACAGCAGCGGCGGCATGAACCTGGGCCTGTTCCTCCCGGCCCTGGCGGGCCTGATCGCGGCCGGTGCGGGCCTCAGCCAGTCCAGTCGCGCGTGGGCTGTGCTCAACCGCCTGCGCGGCCTGCTGGTGCCGGCAGCCGCCATCGGGCTGGCCGTGCTGGTCGGGGCGGTCGTGGTGCTGATCGTGCAGCCCGCCGTGAACGAGAGTGGCCTGCCCCTGACCCTCTGGAACGGCTGGATGGCGAAAGCCGACCTGGTGTACTTTGTGTACTCCACGCTGTTCGCGCCGGTCACGGCGTTCGGGCCGCTGCTGGACAGTCTGAAGATCGCCACGCCCCTGATCTTCACGGGCCTGAGCGTGGCGTTCGCGTTCCGCACGGGTCTGTTCAACATCGGCGCGCCGGGTCAGCTGACCATGGGTGCCATCGGCGCGATGCTGGTCGGCGTGTACGGCCCGGCCAGCCTGGGCTGGGGCCTGCTGCCCCTGTCGGTGCTGGCCGCCGCGGCCGGGGGCGCGCTGTGGGGGGCCATTCCGGGCCTGCTCAAGGCGCGTTTCGGGTCCAGCGAGGTCATCAACACCATCATGCTGAACTACGTCGCGTCGTCGATTTTCGTGTTCATGATCGGCAGCGAGTCGTTCCCGTTCCTGGGCCGCACGTACACCCAGCCGTTCAAGGCTGAGGGCTCGAACCCACAGAGCGAACTGCTGCAGGAAGGGTCGCGCCTGCCGCCCCTGCTGGACCTACTGAACGTGGGCGGCAGTGGGCAGACGGCCGTCAGTATCGGCCTGCTGGTCGCGGCCGTGGTGTTCTTCGCGGGACGCGTGCTGCTGCGGGGCCGCGTGAAAAACGGCACCCTGATCGCCGGGGTCGCCGCCGCCGTGCTGGCCGCCGTGACGTGGCGGATCGGCATTCCGGTCGACGTGACCGGCAGCCGCCTGAACGGATCGTTCCTGATCGCCCTGGCCTGCGTGGCGCTGTTCGGCACGCTGATGTGGCGCACCGCGACCGGGTACGCCCTGCGCGCCGTGGGCCTGTCCCCCCGCGCCGCCGAGTACGGCGGGATCAGCGTGGCGCGCGGGACCATCCTGGCCATGACCATCGCCGGGGCGTTCGCGGGTCTGGCCGGCACGCACTACGTGAACGGCGGGGCGCTCAACGAGTACCGCCTGACCCTGAACACCCCGGTCAACGTGGGCTTCGACGGGATCGCGGTCGCGCTGATGGGTCAGAGCACCCCGGCCGGCGTGGTGGCGTCCAGCGTGCTGTTCGGCACCATCGACACCGGCAGCATCAACGTGCAGCAGAAACTCGACAAGGTCAGTAACGACATCGTGACCATCCTCAAGGCCCTGATCGTGCTGTTCATCGCGGCCGGCGGCTTCCTGAGCCGGCGCGTGACCGACCCCCCACCCCCTCAACTGGTCGCGGAAGCGGACCGAACCGGCAAGACCGCGCAGGCCAGCCTGGACGCCTCGGCCGCCCACCTGGAACGCGGCACGCCGCTGCCGAACGTGGCTCAGAGCAGTGAACAGATCAAACGGGAAGGTGACAAGTAA
- a CDS encoding GGDEF domain-containing protein — translation MTPRATPAQAAPPTSTLTQRLHRSRLVAVYIASFAYVLYAGLTAMIDPPPDGFPVGYQIPKYWAVLVSLTTALATLIFPHRVQAIYAVTSVGYLIVSTSEIPRAIGWGEMPMHLTLWLMLNVIVSYLVFGSRYGTAVNILSVAVMMASVLLNGPIDPPNMVDWTTASIAIGTAGLLAYTLTAFIEKNLDQHHMDSERLRAARLDALTEVYGRGAIEEEFERALDAARRSGTPLSVIVTDIDHFKRVNDEHGHVAGDDVLRAFGKRLRRSVSSGGGLVGRWGGEEFIVLLPGVARTDAHAIAERLRGEISAEPVAGLTITASFGVSSQRDADTTTSIFNRADSALYDAKRSGRNAVR, via the coding sequence ATGACGCCCCGCGCCACCCCCGCCCAGGCCGCCCCACCCACCTCCACCCTGACGCAACGACTGCACCGCAGCCGCCTCGTCGCCGTGTACATCGCCAGTTTCGCGTACGTGCTGTACGCGGGCCTGACCGCCATGATCGACCCGCCGCCCGACGGATTCCCGGTCGGGTACCAGATTCCCAAGTACTGGGCGGTACTGGTCTCACTGACCACCGCGCTGGCCACGCTGATCTTCCCGCACCGCGTGCAGGCCATCTACGCCGTCACCAGCGTCGGGTACCTGATCGTGTCGACCAGCGAGATTCCGCGCGCCATCGGCTGGGGCGAGATGCCCATGCACCTGACGCTGTGGCTGATGCTGAACGTCATCGTGTCGTACCTGGTGTTCGGATCGCGGTACGGCACGGCCGTGAACATCCTCAGCGTGGCCGTCATGATGGCCAGCGTCCTGCTGAACGGCCCCATCGACCCGCCCAACATGGTCGACTGGACCACCGCCAGTATCGCCATCGGCACGGCGGGCCTGCTGGCCTACACCCTGACGGCCTTCATCGAGAAGAACCTCGACCAGCACCACATGGACAGCGAACGCCTGCGCGCCGCCCGCCTGGACGCCCTGACCGAGGTGTACGGACGCGGCGCGATCGAGGAGGAATTCGAGCGGGCGCTGGACGCCGCGCGCCGCAGCGGCACGCCCCTGAGCGTCATCGTGACCGACATCGACCACTTCAAACGCGTGAACGACGAGCACGGCCACGTCGCCGGGGACGACGTGCTGCGCGCCTTCGGCAAACGCCTGCGCCGCAGCGTCAGCAGCGGAGGCGGCCTGGTCGGACGCTGGGGCGGAGAGGAATTCATCGTGTTGTTGCCCGGCGTGGCCCGAACCGACGCGCACGCCATCGCCGAGCGCCTGCGCGGCGAGATCAGCGCGGAACCCGTGGCGGGCCTGACCATCACCGCCAGTTTCGGCGTGTCCAGCCAGCGGGACGCCGACACGACCACCAGCATCTTCAACCGCGCCGACAGCGCCCTGTACGACGCCAAACGCTCGGGCCGCAACGCCGTGCGCTGA
- a CDS encoding aldo/keto reductase, which translates to MTDTTPNAAQSGTFKIGGDLSVNRLGFGAMRVTGDGIWGDPTDREGALATLRRLPELGVNLIDTADSYGPAVSEELIREALHPYDRVIVATKGGLTRTGPNVWPPVGRPEYLKQQAHLSRRRLGVDVIDLWQLHRIDPKVPRDEQFGAIRELMDEGVIRHAGLSEVTVEEIEAARRVFPVSTVQNLYNLVNRKSEDVLDYCERENIGFMPWFPLAAGNLARDGSVLADVAARLNASPSQVALAWVLRRSPVMLPIPGTGKVAHLEENVAAAALTLTDEDFRALDEVGQQEWASQAKQD; encoded by the coding sequence ATGACCGACACCACACCCAACGCCGCGCAGAGCGGCACCTTCAAGATCGGCGGGGATCTCAGCGTCAACCGCCTGGGCTTCGGCGCGATGCGCGTCACGGGCGACGGCATCTGGGGCGACCCGACCGACCGCGAGGGCGCGCTGGCCACGCTGCGCCGCCTGCCGGAACTCGGCGTGAACCTCATCGACACCGCTGACAGTTACGGCCCGGCCGTCAGTGAGGAACTGATCCGCGAGGCCCTGCACCCCTACGACCGCGTGATCGTCGCCACCAAGGGCGGCCTGACCCGCACCGGCCCGAACGTCTGGCCGCCCGTGGGCCGCCCCGAGTACCTCAAGCAGCAGGCGCACCTGTCGCGCCGCCGCCTGGGCGTGGACGTCATCGACCTGTGGCAACTGCACCGCATCGACCCGAAAGTGCCCCGCGACGAGCAGTTCGGCGCGATCAGGGAACTGATGGACGAGGGCGTCATCCGCCACGCCGGGCTGTCCGAGGTGACCGTCGAGGAGATCGAGGCGGCCCGCCGCGTGTTCCCCGTGTCCACCGTGCAGAACCTGTACAACCTCGTGAACCGCAAGAGCGAGGACGTGCTGGACTACTGCGAGCGTGAGAACATCGGCTTCATGCCCTGGTTCCCGCTGGCCGCCGGGAACCTCGCCCGCGACGGCAGCGTGCTGGCCGACGTGGCCGCCCGCTTGAACGCCAGCCCCTCGCAGGTCGCGCTGGCCTGGGTGCTGCGCCGCAGCCCCGTCATGCTGCCCATTCCCGGCACCGGCAAGGTCGCGCACCTCGAGGAGAACGTGGCCGCCGCCGCCCTGACCCTGACCGACGAGGACTTCCGCGCCCTCGACGAGGTCGGCCAGCAGGAGTGGGCTAGTCAGGCGAAGCAGGACTGA
- a CDS encoding nitroreductase family protein — MLNRRTTNGPFRPDPVSREHQHVLMRAAQAAPSHFNSQPWRFVLIENPQTIARIAQISGESMTELIEAGVFFERYRRYFRFSEAEMNERRDGIHIDHLPGPLRPFTRQIFSDAGLKLMRQLGVPKKLGEDNRRLVAGSPLLLAALLDKGEYRPGELSGFYSVFGLGAAVENIWNAVGALGMGIQFVSTPMEIPRQWQAIGELLRVPPDLELMAVYRLGYLPPEQARPSIDWSSRHRKRLSQFVSRDTCDVPEADSAGQDQSAGETTP, encoded by the coding sequence ATGCTTAACCGCCGCACCACCAACGGCCCGTTCCGCCCGGACCCGGTCAGCCGCGAGCATCAGCACGTGCTGATGCGCGCCGCGCAGGCCGCGCCCAGTCACTTCAACTCTCAGCCGTGGCGGTTCGTGCTGATCGAGAACCCGCAGACCATCGCCCGCATCGCGCAGATCAGCGGCGAGAGCATGACGGAACTGATCGAGGCCGGGGTGTTCTTCGAACGCTACCGGCGGTACTTCCGGTTCAGCGAGGCCGAGATGAACGAGCGGCGCGACGGCATTCACATCGATCACCTGCCCGGCCCGCTGCGGCCCTTCACGCGCCAGATCTTCAGTGACGCGGGCCTGAAACTCATGCGGCAACTCGGCGTGCCGAAAAAACTCGGCGAGGACAACCGCCGGCTCGTGGCGGGCAGCCCGCTGCTGCTGGCCGCGCTGCTGGACAAGGGGGAGTACCGCCCCGGTGAACTCAGCGGCTTCTACAGCGTGTTCGGGTTGGGCGCGGCCGTCGAGAACATCTGGAACGCCGTGGGCGCGCTGGGCATGGGCATCCAGTTCGTCAGTACGCCAATGGAGATCCCCCGGCAGTGGCAGGCCATCGGGGAATTGCTGCGCGTGCCACCCGACCTGGAACTGATGGCCGTGTACCGCCTGGGGTACCTGCCGCCCGAGCAGGCGCGGCCCAGCATCGACTGGAGCAGCCGCCACCGCAAGCGCCTGTCGCAGTTCGTGTCACGCGACACCTGCGACGTGCCCGAGGCCGACAGCGCCGGGCAGGACCAGTCGGCAGGAGAGACCACCCCGTAA